The Podospora pseudopauciseta strain CBS 411.78 chromosome 7 map unlocalized CBS411.78m_7.2, whole genome shotgun sequence genome contains a region encoding:
- a CDS encoding uncharacterized protein (EggNog:ENOG503P2NY; COG:Q), with translation MAPQYNAETTGSELVTEFAAQIKGKFILTTGVSPKSLGAQFVQLIAEAEPALLILTGRNTTKSQQTAEVVAKAHPNVKTRVLKLDLGSLASVREGAAEVNSWDDVPHIDVLVNNAGIMAVPFALTADGHESQYATNHLGHFLFTNLIIDKLLKSSEPRLVSVSSDAHRFSPVRFDDNDFHRGENYNKWIAYGQAKTANMLMALSFAEKLGKKGLVAVSLHPGVIGTNLGDAVDWTGGDVALLNSVDKTLGNREAWEDGLKWKTHDQGVATHVFAAFHPSLKEHNGAYLQDAHVADPWTETVKPWGTSPVDAERLWKLSEKQVGQEFTYN, from the exons ATGGCACCTCAATACAACGCCGAAACGACCGGCTCCGAATTGGTCACCGAATTTGCCGCCCAGATCAAAGGCAAGTTTATTCTCACTACTGGCGTCTCGCCCAAATCTTTGGGGGCACAATTCGTTCAGCTTATCGCGGAAGCTGAACCCGCTCTTCTCATCTTGACCGGCCGCAATACGACCAAGTCGCAACAGACTGCCGAGGTCGTTGCCAAGGCTCACCCCAATGTCAAGACACGGGTTTTGAAGCTGGACCTGGGCTCCCTGGCCTCAGTCCGGGAGGGTGCTGCCGAGGTCAATTCCTGGGACGACGTGCCGCACATCGATGTCCTTGTCAACAATGCCGGAATCATGGCTGTTCCATTCGCACTGACTGCAGATGGTCATGAAAGTCAATACGCTACCAATCATCTGGGCCACTTTTTGTTTACCAACCTGATCATTGATAAGCTCCTCAAGAGCAGCGAACCCAGACTTGTCAGCGTGAGCAGTGATGCCCATCGTTTCAGTCCTGTCAGGTTTGACGACAATGACTTCCAT CGTGGCGAGAACTACAACAAGTGGATTGCATACGGCCAAGCCAAAACAGCCAACATGCTCATGGCTTTATCGTTTGCCGAGAAGTTGGGAAAGAAGGGGCTGGTAGCTGTGAGCTTGCACCCCGGCGTCATTGGTACCAACCTGGGAGATGCTGTCGATTGGACGGGCGGTGATGTTGCCTTGTTGA ATTCTGTTGATAAGACCTTGGGAAACAGGGAAGCATGGGAGGACGGTCTGAAGTGGAAGACACATGATCAGGGCGTGGCCACCCATGTCTTTGCTGCCTTCCACCCCAGCTTGAAAGAGCACAACGGTGCTTATCTTCAGGACGCGCATGTTGCCGATCCCTGGACCGAGACCGTGAAGCCCTGGGGCACAAGCCCGGTGGATGCTGAGAGGCTTTGGAAGCTGAGCGAGAAGCAAGTCGGACAGGAGTTCACATACAACTGA